A region of the Paenibacillus sp. J23TS9 genome:
GTTGGGGCACAACACGAAAATTGACTCGTATTATCACCGGCGTTAAACGGATGGCGGATGGTAATATGGACGAACGGATCCAAGTACAATCGAATGACGAAATTGGCATGCTTGCGGACCAAATCAATACGATGGCGAAGCATCTGCAAACCTCCATTCAAGAGGAACGAATGGCTACGCAGGCCAAAAACGAGCTCATTACCAATGTATCCCATGATCTGCGGACTCCATTGACATCCATTATCGGCTATCTGAGATTAATTGAAGAGGATAAATATAAGGATGAGGTTGAGCTGAGGTATTACGTCAATATTGCCTATGAAAAATCCAAGCGCATGAACCGGCTTGTGACAGACTTATTCGACTATACACGAATGGGCTTTGGCCAGATTCCATTAAACCGCACTTCCATTGATCTCGTGCAGCTCATCGGACAACTGACTGCAGAATTCAAACTCCAGATCCAAAATCACAAAATGGAAATCGAACTCGTTCCACCACAGGAGAAATTATTGATTAACGGAGACGGGGATAAAATCATGCAGGCTTTCGAAAACCTGATCACAAACGCCATGCGCTACGGAATGGAGGGCAAACGGATCCAGGTACAAATCCAGAGGGAAGGCAAACAGGCGGTCGTCAAAATCATCAACTTCGGGGCCCCGATTCCATCTATGGATCTGCCTTATATTTTCGACCGTTTCTATCGCGTGGAAAAATCCCGTTCCATCGATACGGGAGGCGCAGGGCTTGGCCTCGCAATCGTCAAAAGTATCATCGAGCTCCATGAGGGAAGTATTGAAGCCGTCAGCAATCCCCAGCAGACCGAATTTATCGTCCGTCTGCCGCTTCAATAAGTGATCTTACACAGTAGTAAACCATAAGAGGCTGTCCCTAAAGTCTATTTTCAGACCTTTGGGACAGCCTCTTTTATTTAACGCTTCAGCCAGGATAACCACAATGCTTCATCATCTGTTTTGTGGTAATGCTCCACCAGACGGCTCAGCCGCTCCAGCTGATATCCATAGTCATACATGGTGGATGCAACGATCGAAAGACGAAGTCTGTTCTCCGGCTGCTCAGCCGCATATTCCAGCACCTGCTTGATAAAATCATCGCTTTCTTCCAGCAGCATGCAGGAATCCAAGCTGCTTGGCTTCAGGTTATCGTCGAACTTAAGCAGTACATGCTCATGCAGTTTAATCAGCTTCTCCAGCTGATGATCGAAATACGTATCGAGCTCCGGTGATCGCTCAGACTGGAAATAATGCTCCTCTACCGCATCCAGCACTTCCCGCCCTTTACGCAGCGTATTCAGCATTTGCTTGTACACGACAAGATGCCGTGTCTGGCTGAATTTGGCACGCTTCAGCTTCTTCTGCTCTTCTTCCAGCAGCTTGTACTTATCCGACAACGACTTGATTGAATCCTCTAATGCCCTTTTCTTATCCCGAAAAATATTCTCTTTAATCTCATCGGAAATCGCAGTTCGCATCAGGAGTGACATCTGGTTGAAGGTCGACTGGATTTGTCCCGTAAACTGCATTTTCGGTTTCGGTGGAAAGAGCAAAATATTGATCAGGAACGCGGACACGATGCCGATCAAACTCAGCGAAAAGCGGGTCAGGGCAAATTGCCATTGTCCTGATGCTTCCATGACAATGATCACTGTTACCAAAGTCAGACCAATGGTGTCTCCCATCTTCAGCTTCAAACAAATCATAATGACGATAATACAGACAAGTCCGACTGCTATAGGTTCATTGGAAAAGACGGAACCAGCAATCAATGCCAGCACGGCGCCGAGTGTATTGGTTTGGAGCTGATCCAGGAAATATCGCCAGGAACGATAAATGGACGGCTGCATTGCAAATATGGCTGCTACAGCCGATATAACCGGCGAGGATAAATGTAGCCACTGGCTGATATATAGTGCGAGCGTGACGGCGATTCCCGTCTTCAGCATACGCGCCCCGAATGTCACGGCTGCATCTCCTCCTATCTCTATCATCATGATTAATAAGTTAGTGCGAATCAGGCCGCTGCTGTTTTCTTCCTACATACGGAATATTACCCGTTGTCAGTCTTAATGATACAAGCGGCTCAAAGAGGCTGTTTTGAAAAAAGAAGTATGATTTATCCAATTAGGCCCATAATAAATACAGAATATGAAAGAATAACCATAACATCAAAGAGGTGACCAGATGAACAATTTCAGAAAAACTTTAATGGCGGGAGCCCTCTCCTGTATCCTGACTGCAGGAGGGTTCTCCTTTGCGCATACAGCCGGTGCCGCTTCTGAAACCAATGTGATAACACCTGCCGAGGTAACTCCTCCAACCGAGAAGGATCAGCAGGATGAAAGCCGTCATAGACGCCATGGCCATCATGGCAGAAAATTCGTGCTCTTCAAGGATGCGGCCACTCTGCTTGACATGACAGAGCAGGATCTTAAGAAAGAATGGAAGCAGGGCAAATCACTCCAGCAGATCGCCAAGGAGAAAAAGAACTGGGACGCTGAAGTCTTCGTGCAAAAGCTTACTGTTATCCAAAGCGCTAAAATCGACAATGCGGTCAAAGCCGGTAAAATGACACAGCAGCAGGCGGATCAGATGAAGAAAAAACTGCCTGATTCCCTCAAACGCTTCACGCAGCATGTATACCATCCGCGTCAGGATCGCAGATTGCCTGCAGCCCATTCGGAAATTTAGAAAAGCCTATTACCGCATAATAAAATCCTAACGGCAGCGTTAGGATTTTATTATGCGGATTTTTTTCATCCGGAATGTGTCTTACCCGCTTGTAGGCTTCGTCTCCTGCTGCTGAGCGGGCGGCGGATTCTTCGGCGGGTTGGAGACAGGCACATCGAGCAGATCCAGCAGAAACATAAACACCGGTACTCCGAGAATTAGTCCCCATACTCCGAAGAAGTGCTCGGAAACAATCAAAACCGCAAAGGTATAAAAAATCGGCAAATGCGTCTTGTCGGACATAAACTTAGGATTCATCACATACGCCTCAAACGCGTGCAGAACAGCTACCATGATTAAGATATAAATGACCTTGGGAATGCCTCCGATGCCAAAAGCGATAGCGCACAGCGGAACCAGCGAGACGATGACGCCCATAACCGGAATGAGTCCGAGCAGGAAAATCATCAGTCCAAGTGCAAACAGATTCGGAAAACCCATGATCCACAAGAACAGTGTAGAAAAGCCGGCGTTAATTACGGAAATCAAGAACTGCACCTCGATGACCTTACCAAAGGAGAAGGTAAATTTTTTCCCGAAGTAAGCGAGCTCATCGTATACATAGGATAACTTGCTCGTTCTGAATTTTTCCGTGAAGTTTGTCACCTTTTCCTTTTCAAGCATAAAGAACAAGCTCATGATGATCGCCAGGGCAATATTCAAACTGAATTTGCCGACATTCGAAATGGTGTTGGACAGCAGACCATAGCCCTGCTTGATATAGGCGGCGAAATCAATTTTGTGTATGTAATCCAGAATATAATTCATTATTTTATTATCTGTGAGCACCAGGGGATTGCTGTAGAAATAAATCACCTGCTTGATCAGAACGTTCAACTCCGCAATGAGCTTGGGCGCATACTGATATGTCCCGATCGACAGTGCTGCCACAAACAGAGCGTATATCAGAATGAGCGCAATTTTCCTGCTGATGCCCATCCGGTTTGTTAACCGACGGGTTATGGACGAATGAAGCCGGTTTACAAGGTATGTAAGTATAAATGTGATCAGGATCAGATTCATCATACTTCTGAACAGGTACAGAACCAGGACAAGCAGAACGAGTACCACGCCTTTTTTTACGGCGGAATGCTGAAAAAAATCTTTCATAGACGTCATTGTTTCGCAACCAGACTCCTTTTATCTCCAAAATTTCTCTACAGTATGCTGTAAAATCCTCTATGACATCATATTACGCGAGCATACCATTTTCATGCAAGTTTTATGGCCTTTCAAAGCGAATTATTTCACAATTCCTGGTTGTCTCCAATATTTTTCGAATAAAGCGATGGAAATCATGAGCCAGGTCGCGCTGGCAAGGTATCCTCCAAATACATCACTCGGATAGTGCACACCCAGATAAATCCGGCTGATCCCGATCAAAAGTGTCAGAACGACACCCACAATGATCATGACCACTCTGCCTGCAAATGACGGAATATGTCTCCACAGCAGAAAGGTAATCGCACCGTACAAGGAAAATGCCGCCATCGAATGCCCGCTGGGGAAGCTGTAGCCGGATATTTCGATCAGACGGTGCGTATTGGGTCTTGCACGATGAATAATATTCTTGAGAACCACATTCCAGATCTCGGATCCTCCTACTGCAACCAGAAACATGATCAGCTCGCGGCGATGCTTCATGACGACCATCAGAAAGAGAAAAGCGAGCACAGACAAGATGGTGGCCATCAGCGAGGAGCCGATGAAAGTGAAGAACTTCATAACCGAGGTAAGCCAGTTAGTCTCCAGTCCTTGAACCGCCGAAATGACTGCATTGTCAAACCAGGCAATATGGTTTGTTACAATTAATGTCGTTACGATTACAAATAAAATGCCAAGAATCAGGCTGGTCATTGCCAGCTTTTTTAACCGGCGATGCTGTAAATCCATAATGTGAAATGTCCTCCCAACTATTGGATAAAGTTTTTGATCCTTCCCTATTATCCACAAACCCCTTTCTTTTGTCACGCCTTAGGGCACAGTTATATGTAAAGGAAAAAGCACCGGCAGCGCCGATGCTTTACCTGAGTCATGTCTTGTATGTAACAAGACCCTCGTCGAAACTAGAATCCTTTGTATTGCGGCTCTTCTGTTTCCAATTGCTGAACTCTGCTTTCTACTTGCTGCACGATTTGCTGGGTTTGCTGTGCTGCATTTGTAAACAGGTTCTTGGCATCTTGGTTTTGTGTGCTGAGCGCAAAAGTTTCCAAGCTGGCTTGAGCACTCTTCAAAGAAGCGAGGGTTGTTTTAACCTGGGATGATACTGTCATATAAGTTCTCACCTCCTTTGCGTACGAAAATTAATCTAACCTGCATGGAATGAAAAAATTCATAAAATTCTTGGAGAAAGTAAATAATTTGATTATTAAGACTGAAATGGAGGTTATGCAAAATGCCGGAATGGGTTGAGGTCATTACCCGTACATTGGCATCCGTTGTTGTGCTGTTTGCACTGACCAGGCTGCTTGGCAAAAGACAAATTTCCCAGTTGTCCTTCTTCGAATATATAACGGGCATTACGATCGGGGACTTGGCGGCAACCATTTCACTAGACGTGAAAGGAACCTGGTATTTGGGTATTATCTCACTGTCCGTGTGGGTACTCGTATCGCTCGGAATTGAGTTTCTGCAGCTTAAAAGCAAAAGAGCACGCGACTTTATCGACAGTAAAAGCACGATCCTTATCAAAGACGGTAAAATTCTGGAGGACAATTTAAAGAAGGAACGTCTCACCAATGAAGAGCTTCTGGAGCAGCTGCGCAGTAAGAGTGCTTTTAAAGTTGCCGAAGTGGAATTTGCGATCATGGAGCCAAACGGCGAAATCAACGTGCTGCTAAAAAAAGAAAATCAGCCGTTCACGCCTACTCATCTCGGTATCAAGGTAGGCCCTGAGTCAGAACCGCAAACGGTCATCCTCGATGGAAAAGTGATGGATGAGCCACTGGCGACCCGGGGATTAAACCGCCGATGGATCCATACCGAGCTGGAGAAGATTGGCGTATCGCTTGATAACGTGTATGTCGGGCAGGTTGATGCCTATGGACAGCTCTACGTCGATTTATTTGATGACAAGATTAAAGTACCGCAGCCGCAGCAGAAAGTGACCCTGTATGCTGAATTAAAAAAATTGCAGGCTGATCTTGAAATGTTCGGACTGTCCACAAACCGGCCTGAGGCTAAAGCCTTGTATGAGCAGTGCTCCATCTCGCTCGAGCAGGTCATCTCTGACGTCAAGCCGTTACTAACGCGTTAGGAGGGATTGGATTTCATGGTCAGTAAAACGAAAAAGAAGCTCACTCCTGTTCAGCAGGAGTATCAAGCACTCGCTAAAAAACGCGAGCCTAGCAAGTTCACCTTTAAAAATCTGTACAGGGCTTTTCTTACCGGAGGGCTGATTTGTCTTGTGGGAGAAGCCGTACAGCAAATGTTCGTCCATTTTGGAGGCTACAGCGTCAAGGAAGCTGCAAGTCCGACCGTTGGCGTTATGATTCTCATCTCGGTCATCCTGACATGCTTTGGGGTTTACGATAAAATCGCCCAATGGGCAGGAGCCGGAACGGCTGTGCCAGTTACCGGGTTTGCTAACGCCATGGCCTCTGCAGCCATCGAATACCGGCGCGACGGGATCGTGCTCGGATTGGGAGGCAGCATTTTCAAGGTCGCCGGTCCGGTCATTGTATTCGGCACGATCGCGGCGTTTGCCGTCGGCATCGCCTACGTTATCTTTGATCCCAATATTGTAGGAGGTTGAACCGAATATGCTGAAAGGCCATCAAAGCTGGTTGTTTGAAAATAAGCCTACTATCGTCTCCGCTGCTACTTCGGTCGGACCTTTTGAAGGAAGAGGCCCGCTGGCTGAAGACTTTGATATCGTGCATGGAGAGCTATATCTCGGGCAGGACAGCTGGGAAAAAGCCGAGAAGGCTTTCCTTGAAGAAGCGGCCAAAATGGCAATCCAGCATGCCGGATTGACCGAAGGGCAGATTCAATTCCATTTCGGCGGTGATCTGATGAATCAGATCATCTCCAGCAGTTTTGCCGCCCGTACGCTGACGATCCCTTATCTGGGCCTGTTTGGAGCCTGCTCTACCTCAATGGAGAGCCTCGCCTTGGCTGCCTATATTGTCAACTCCGGAGGTGCCAAGCATACCTTGGCAGCGACCTGCAGTCATAACAGCAGCGTGGAGAAGCAGTTCCGGTATCCGACCGAATACGGCTCTCAGAAACCGCCAACGGCTCAGTACACGGTTACCGGGGCCGGTGCGGCTGTGATTGGTCAGGAAGGAGAGGGTCCTTTTGTTACATCCGCCACCATCGGACGCGTCGTAGATATGGGTATCAAGGATCCTTTCAACATGGGTGCAGCCATGGCACCAGCAGCGGTCGACACCATGGAGGCCCACTTCCGTGATCTTCAGATTGAACCTGGCTATTACGATCTGATCGTAACCGGGGACCTGTCGAAGGTCGGATATGAAATCGCCTGTGATCTGCTCAAGAAGCATAATGTACCGATGCATCAAACAACGTATTCCGACTGCGGGATGATGATATACGACTACGAGACCCAGAACGTTCAGTCCGGAGCCAGCGGCTGCGCATGTTCAGCAGTCGTCACCTATGGCCATCTGCTGAACCGTATGCGCCGGGGCGAGCTTAACCGGATTCTGGTCGTTGCAACAGGCGCTTTGCTCTCCCCGCTTTCATTTCAGCAAAATGAGACCATCCCTTGTATTGCCCATGCGGTATCGATCGAACGCGAAAAATAAGAAAAAACGTCTGAATATCAAAAAACACGGCTGTTCCCTTCTTCCTGTTGGGAGACAGCCTGTTTTTTGTTGATTCTTAAAACTGCATTAAAAATTTTTCTCCACAATTTATTTCTTCTTAAGGATTATTTGTGCTGAATCTGGTAAAGTGAAACGCATAAGTGTTATTGTTCATATCAAAGGAGGAGTTAGATTTAATGTCAGACAAAGAAAGAGACACATTGAATAATGAAGAAGGCCTCACACCGGAAGAACAATCGGGGGACATCCAAGAGCAAAACAAACAGCCAATAGACCAAAACAAATCGGACGAGCCTTTTGTAGAAACAGAGAAGGAATCTCCGGTGCCTACCATGCTTGCTAAAAACAGCGCAGCACCAGCCAAATCAGCTGCAGTACCGCCGACACCATCCCCAGCAACGGGAATGGGAAGTAAAGTATGGATGATCGTATCCCTTGTACTGGCGATTGTGCTGGTCATCGTGTTGATCAAGCCTCCATTTGCCAAAGGTGGAGACAACGAGGCGGTTGCTACAGTAAACGGCGACAAAATTACCAAGGACAAGCTCTACGGTGAACTGGTTAGTGCCGGAGGTACGCAAACACTCGACGGTATGATTTCTGAAACACTGGTAAATCAGGAAGCCGATAAAAAAGGTATTAAGGTAACGCAAGCCGATATTGATAAAGAAACGGCATTTATTAAGAAAAACTACGGTTCGGATGCAGAATTCGAAGCTGCACTGCAACAAAACAACCTCTCCAAAGAAGAGTTCAACAAACAAATGGATATGCAGGTTAAACTGCGTAAGCTGATCGAGCCTGATGTAAAAGTCTCTGATGATGACGTGAAGAAATATTTTGAAGAAAACAAAGCTACCTTTGATACGCCGGAGCAGGTGAAAGCCTCCCACATTCTGGTTGCTACCAAAGAAGAAGCTGATGCGATCCTGAAACAGCTGAAAGACGGCGCGGATTTCGCAACGCTGGCTAAGGAAAAATCCACAGATCCAGGCTCAAAAGCCAACGGTGGTGATCTTGGATACTTCGGACGCAACCAGATGTACAAAGAATTTGAAGATGAAGCATTTAGGCTGAAGGATGGCGAGCTGAGCGGCGTGATTAAAACCGACGCAGGCTACCATATCATTAAGAGAACTGGCTACAAAGCAGCTCACACCGCAACCCTGGAAGAGAAAAAAGCCGATATCAAGGAGCAGCTGATCTACCAAGCTATCATGACCAAAGCTCCTACATGGCTCTCTGACATTAAAGCGAAAGCAAAAATCACGAACAATCTTGAAGAAGATCAAAAGAAAAAAGACGCTGACGCAAGCAAAACGGACACCTCTACAACAGACGGCAGCAAATAATATGTAAAGAAACGGATGCACCCATGATTGGGATGCATCCGTTTTTTTATTGCGAGTTCATCTATAGCTTATAGTCCGAGTGAAATATATTTGATCTCCAGATATTCCTCAATACCGAAATGGCCGCCTTCACGTCCGAGACCACTTTGTTTAAATCCGCCAAACGGCGCCTGCGCTGTGGAAGGAAGCGGGTCATTTACGCCGACAATTCCATATTCCAGTGTTTCCGCAACATACAAAGCCTCTTTGATCTGTTCCGTAAATACATAAGCTGCAAGACCATAAGGGCTGTGGTTCGCACGCTCTACCGCTTCTTCGATCGAACGGAACGTGGTAATGGGAGCCAGCGGCCCGAAGGTTTCCTCGATCATGCACTCCATTTCGTCTGTAGCGTTCATGATGACGGTTGGCTTCATGAAGTGGCCTTTACCATCCCCAAGTGCTTCCCCGCCTGTCAGGATTTGGCCACCCTTGGCCTTTGCATCCTCGATCTGCCGCTGCACCTTTTCTACAGCCTTTGCATTGATCAAAGGGCCGATGTCTACTCCCTCGTCCATGCCATTGCCGACTTTGAGCTCGGCCGTGCGCTGTGCAGCCCGTTTAGCGAATTCCTCTGCGATGGACTCCTGAACGTACACCCGGTTGGTACATACGCAGGTTTGGCCGCCATTACGGAATTTGGAAGCGATGAGACCCTCCACGGCCTTGTTCAAGTCAGCGTTTGCGGTGACAATAAACGGCGCATGCCCGCCCAGTTCCAAAGAGATTTTTTTGACGGTTTCCGCGGCTCCCTGCATCAGCTTTTTACCTACTGCGGTTGATCCCGTGAAGGAAATCTTCCGGACCCGCTCATCCTTCTGCCAGGCTTCGGCAATCGGAGCCGCAACACCCGTTACCACATTAATGACCCCAGCCGGAATACCTGCATGCTCCGCCAGCTCAGCCAGCTTCAAAGCGGTGAATGGTGTTTCTTCCGACGGCTTCAGCACGACAGTGCAGCCTGCAGCAAGCGCAGGTGCCATTTTGCGCGTAATCATCGATGCCGGGAAATTCCAAGGCGTAATTGCCGCGATGACGCCTACTGGCTGCTTTTGCACCCAAATTCTTTTATTCGGAGAAGACGCAGGTATCGTTTGCCCATAGACCCGTTTACCTTCCTCCGCATACCACGAGATGAAGCTATTGGCATACGCGATTTCCCCAGCCGATTCCTTCAGCGGTTTGCCCTGCTCTGTGGTCATAATTTCTGCAAGCTCCTGTGTATGCT
Encoded here:
- a CDS encoding DUF421 domain-containing protein; protein product: MPEWVEVITRTLASVVVLFALTRLLGKRQISQLSFFEYITGITIGDLAATISLDVKGTWYLGIISLSVWVLVSLGIEFLQLKSKRARDFIDSKSTILIKDGKILEDNLKKERLTNEELLEQLRSKSAFKVAEVEFAIMEPNGEINVLLKKENQPFTPTHLGIKVGPESEPQTVILDGKVMDEPLATRGLNRRWIHTELEKIGVSLDNVYVGQVDAYGQLYVDLFDDKIKVPQPQQKVTLYAELKKLQADLEMFGLSTNRPEAKALYEQCSISLEQVISDVKPLLTR
- a CDS encoding phosphatase PAP2 family protein — protein: MDLQHRRLKKLAMTSLILGILFVIVTTLIVTNHIAWFDNAVISAVQGLETNWLTSVMKFFTFIGSSLMATILSVLAFLFLMVVMKHRRELIMFLVAVGGSEIWNVVLKNIIHRARPNTHRLIEISGYSFPSGHSMAAFSLYGAITFLLWRHIPSFAGRVVMIIVGVVLTLLIGISRIYLGVHYPSDVFGGYLASATWLMISIALFEKYWRQPGIVK
- a CDS encoding cell wall metabolism sensor histidine kinase WalK yields the protein MFFLSVALTFGTLFVLRSVLSNLYYSNFKQLYPLVDKIISLNNIVGFSLWQSVLVIFLFIFYVLLLSWGTTRKLTRIITGVKRMADGNMDERIQVQSNDEIGMLADQINTMAKHLQTSIQEERMATQAKNELITNVSHDLRTPLTSIIGYLRLIEEDKYKDEVELRYYVNIAYEKSKRMNRLVTDLFDYTRMGFGQIPLNRTSIDLVQLIGQLTAEFKLQIQNHKMEIELVPPQEKLLINGDGDKIMQAFENLITNAMRYGMEGKRIQVQIQREGKQAVVKIINFGAPIPSMDLPYIFDRFYRVEKSRSIDTGGAGLGLAIVKSIIELHEGSIEAVSNPQQTEFIVRLPLQ
- a CDS encoding NAD-dependent succinate-semialdehyde dehydrogenase gives rise to the protein MYIQKMYINGEWEESPEKIEVRNPATMEIIGSIPNGGAKEASSAVDAAYAALKSWSALTANERGMLMMKWHALIEEHTQELAEIMTTEQGKPLKESAGEIAYANSFISWYAEEGKRVYGQTIPASSPNKRIWVQKQPVGVIAAITPWNFPASMITRKMAPALAAGCTVVLKPSEETPFTALKLAELAEHAGIPAGVINVVTGVAAPIAEAWQKDERVRKISFTGSTAVGKKLMQGAAETVKKISLELGGHAPFIVTANADLNKAVEGLIASKFRNGGQTCVCTNRVYVQESIAEEFAKRAAQRTAELKVGNGMDEGVDIGPLINAKAVEKVQRQIEDAKAKGGQILTGGEALGDGKGHFMKPTVIMNATDEMECMIEETFGPLAPITTFRSIEEAVERANHSPYGLAAYVFTEQIKEALYVAETLEYGIVGVNDPLPSTAQAPFGGFKQSGLGREGGHFGIEEYLEIKYISLGL
- the spoVAD gene encoding stage V sporulation protein AD codes for the protein MLKGHQSWLFENKPTIVSAATSVGPFEGRGPLAEDFDIVHGELYLGQDSWEKAEKAFLEEAAKMAIQHAGLTEGQIQFHFGGDLMNQIISSSFAARTLTIPYLGLFGACSTSMESLALAAYIVNSGGAKHTLAATCSHNSSVEKQFRYPTEYGSQKPPTAQYTVTGAGAAVIGQEGEGPFVTSATIGRVVDMGIKDPFNMGAAMAPAAVDTMEAHFRDLQIEPGYYDLIVTGDLSKVGYEIACDLLKKHNVPMHQTTYSDCGMMIYDYETQNVQSGASGCACSAVVTYGHLLNRMRRGELNRILVVATGALLSPLSFQQNETIPCIAHAVSIEREK
- a CDS encoding aromatic acid exporter family protein, which codes for MTFGARMLKTGIAVTLALYISQWLHLSSPVISAVAAIFAMQPSIYRSWRYFLDQLQTNTLGAVLALIAGSVFSNEPIAVGLVCIIVIMICLKLKMGDTIGLTLVTVIIVMEASGQWQFALTRFSLSLIGIVSAFLINILLFPPKPKMQFTGQIQSTFNQMSLLMRTAISDEIKENIFRDKKRALEDSIKSLSDKYKLLEEEQKKLKRAKFSQTRHLVVYKQMLNTLRKGREVLDAVEEHYFQSERSPELDTYFDHQLEKLIKLHEHVLLKFDDNLKPSSLDSCMLLEESDDFIKQVLEYAAEQPENRLRLSIVASTMYDYGYQLERLSRLVEHYHKTDDEALWLSWLKR
- the spoVAC gene encoding stage V sporulation protein AC codes for the protein MVSKTKKKLTPVQQEYQALAKKREPSKFTFKNLYRAFLTGGLICLVGEAVQQMFVHFGGYSVKEAASPTVGVMILISVILTCFGVYDKIAQWAGAGTAVPVTGFANAMASAAIEYRRDGIVLGLGGSIFKVAGPVIVFGTIAAFAVGIAYVIFDPNIVGG
- a CDS encoding peptidylprolyl isomerase, whose translation is MSDKERDTLNNEEGLTPEEQSGDIQEQNKQPIDQNKSDEPFVETEKESPVPTMLAKNSAAPAKSAAVPPTPSPATGMGSKVWMIVSLVLAIVLVIVLIKPPFAKGGDNEAVATVNGDKITKDKLYGELVSAGGTQTLDGMISETLVNQEADKKGIKVTQADIDKETAFIKKNYGSDAEFEAALQQNNLSKEEFNKQMDMQVKLRKLIEPDVKVSDDDVKKYFEENKATFDTPEQVKASHILVATKEEADAILKQLKDGADFATLAKEKSTDPGSKANGGDLGYFGRNQMYKEFEDEAFRLKDGELSGVIKTDAGYHIIKRTGYKAAHTATLEEKKADIKEQLIYQAIMTKAPTWLSDIKAKAKITNNLEEDQKKKDADASKTDTSTTDGSK
- a CDS encoding DUF1657 domain-containing protein, which produces MTVSSQVKTTLASLKSAQASLETFALSTQNQDAKNLFTNAAQQTQQIVQQVESRVQQLETEEPQYKGF
- a CDS encoding AI-2E family transporter, producing the protein MTSMKDFFQHSAVKKGVVLVLLVLVLYLFRSMMNLILITFILTYLVNRLHSSITRRLTNRMGISRKIALILIYALFVAALSIGTYQYAPKLIAELNVLIKQVIYFYSNPLVLTDNKIMNYILDYIHKIDFAAYIKQGYGLLSNTISNVGKFSLNIALAIIMSLFFMLEKEKVTNFTEKFRTSKLSYVYDELAYFGKKFTFSFGKVIEVQFLISVINAGFSTLFLWIMGFPNLFALGLMIFLLGLIPVMGVIVSLVPLCAIAFGIGGIPKVIYILIMVAVLHAFEAYVMNPKFMSDKTHLPIFYTFAVLIVSEHFFGVWGLILGVPVFMFLLDLLDVPVSNPPKNPPPAQQQETKPTSG